From a single Streptomyces liliifuscus genomic region:
- a CDS encoding DUF1998 domain-containing protein, producing MEAVVASMPDQSGGGEIRRRFLVVYDTLPCGTGYLHRLANPDTCRDVPVAARHRIDTYPCKEERKAACHRCLPRHVAGTEYAHVSCAAALGLLREVFGDMVEGWQVAPVAVTHDIPWDARRRANLKPDSLKASSPGLAVKTPRQASDTPRTRRAPSPPNSPHWAVTPRRQGADPRTNPAG from the coding sequence CTGGAAGCCGTCGTCGCCTCCATGCCCGACCAGTCGGGCGGCGGTGAGATCCGGCGCCGCTTCCTCGTGGTGTACGACACCCTTCCCTGCGGAACCGGCTATCTGCACCGCCTCGCCAACCCGGACACCTGCCGGGACGTACCCGTCGCGGCACGCCACCGCATCGACACTTACCCCTGCAAGGAGGAACGCAAGGCGGCCTGTCACCGCTGCCTCCCGAGGCATGTGGCGGGCACTGAATACGCGCACGTGAGCTGCGCCGCAGCTCTCGGACTGCTGCGTGAAGTCTTCGGCGACATGGTCGAAGGCTGGCAGGTTGCCCCCGTCGCCGTCACCCACGACATCCCCTGGGACGCCAGGCGGAGAGCGAACTTGAAGCCCGATTCCTTGAAGGCCTCGTCGCCTGGGCTCGCCGTAAAGACACCCAGGCAAGCGTCAGACACGCCCAGGACCCGTCGGGCACCATCGCCACCGAACTCGCCGCACTGGGCCGTGACGCCGAGGCGGCAGGGAGCAGACCCGAGGACAAACCCGGCGGGCTGA
- a CDS encoding AMIN-like domain-containing (lipo)protein, with amino-acid sequence MRRIGIALAATMLAGGGLLTGTVPAVAAPTAVDCAVTWGSLDKTGDSVTSRRLTDVRTGQHECFDRLVFDAEGTAADSIGYTVRYVDVLHQDPSDVVVPIKGGVILEISLFSPRYDPATGQPYPPLPSVNVTGYRTFREFKVTGGSEGYTQAGLGVRARLPFRVSQTANHLVVDVAHTW; translated from the coding sequence GTGCGACGAATAGGTATTGCACTGGCCGCGACAATGCTGGCGGGTGGCGGCCTGTTGACTGGCACCGTTCCGGCGGTGGCCGCGCCGACAGCCGTGGACTGTGCCGTGACGTGGGGGAGCCTGGACAAGACCGGTGACTCCGTTACCTCCAGGCGATTGACCGACGTGCGGACCGGACAGCACGAGTGCTTCGACCGGCTGGTCTTCGACGCCGAGGGCACGGCGGCCGACTCGATTGGTTACACGGTCCGCTACGTCGACGTGCTGCACCAAGACCCGAGCGACGTCGTGGTTCCGATCAAGGGCGGAGTCATTCTGGAGATCTCGCTGTTCTCCCCGCGCTACGACCCGGCGACCGGTCAGCCCTACCCGCCGCTTCCGTCAGTCAATGTCACCGGGTACCGGACCTTCCGGGAGTTCAAGGTCACGGGTGGCTCCGAGGGATACACCCAGGCCGGACTGGGCGTCCGCGCCCGGCTGCCGTTCCGCGTCTCCCAGACGGCCAACCATCTCGTAGTGGACGTGGCTCACACCTGGTGA